In Centropristis striata isolate RG_2023a ecotype Rhode Island chromosome 15, C.striata_1.0, whole genome shotgun sequence, a genomic segment contains:
- the msx2b gene encoding homeobox protein MSH-D, with the protein MASQETINELGCSSSEEDSNRADLAERTAEEKTSPVVRRHHPFSVEALMSGRKTDVESIRCKPEGGSVAVTATGLNSLYLYRGTCSPPAGSRNTLTAVPSSPVKSEASESEDCAPCAPWVTSSAFPTQQRHVGPGCPLRKHKTNRKPRTPFTTSQLLALERKFRQKQYLSIAERAEFSSSLTLTETQVKIWFQNRRAKAKRLQEAELEKLKMAADAKTAAVAAAAAGGLHPGFTLPLSLGAMSLYGQSYSAYHHHHHRPLLPISPLGLYAAPLGYSMYHLS; encoded by the exons ATGGCTTCTCAGGAGACTATAAACGAGCTGGGGTGCAGTTCGTCAGAGGAGGACAGTAACCGTGCGGATTTGGCAGAGAGGACGGCGGAGGAGAAGACATCTCCGGTGGTGCGTCGGCATCATCCGTTCAGCGTGGAGGCGCTCATGTCCGGGAGGAAAACAGACGTTGAGTCCATCCGCTGTAAACCGGAGGGAGGCTCGGTGGCGGTGACTGCTACAGGTTTAAACTCCCTGTATCTGTACCGAGGGACGTGTAGTCCTCCGGCGGGGAGCCGAAACACTTTAACAGCCGTGCCTTCGTCGCCGGTAAAATCCGAAGCATCAGAGTCGGAGGACTGCGCACCGTGCGCACCCTGGGTCACCAGCAGCGCCTTCCCCACACAGCAGC GTCACGTCGGTCCAGGCTGTCCGTTGAGGAAACACAAGACCAACCGAAAGCCCCGCACTCCCTTCACCACGTCCCAGCTCCTGGCCCTGGAGAGGAAGTTCAGGCAGAAGCAGTACCTGTCCATCGCCGAGCGGGCCGAGTTCTCCTCCTCCCTGACCCTGACAGAGACCCAGGTGAAGATCTGGTTCCAGAATCGCCGGGCAAAAGCCAAGAGGCTCCAGGAGGCCGAGCTGGAGAAACTCAAGATGGCTGCGGACGCCAAGACGGCGGCGGTGGCGGCCGCTGCTGCTGGAGGTTTACACCCTGGGTTTACGTTACCGCTATCGCTGGGCGCCATGTCACTGTACGGACAGTCTTATTCTGcctaccaccaccaccaccacagacCCTTACTGCCCATTTCTCCTTTAGGACTGTACGCTGCTCCTTTGGGGTACAGCATGTACCACTTATCATAA